Genomic DNA from Haloplanus aerogenes:
TCCGAAACCACTCCGATCGAAAGGAGACGCTGGACGTGACCGACATCGTCACCGCGGAGCCGACGGCGGTGAGCGACGGCGCGTCGGTCGTCGACCTGGAGGGCGAGTGGTTCGTACAGTGGTCCCCGTCGGTGTCGGCGGGCGAGACGGCGACGCTCACCTACGAGGTGGGTGACGACGCGACCTTCGATATCGACATCGAGGGCGTCGAGAGCGAGAAACTCACGGTGAATACATGAGCACGCAAGACGAACGCGCCAGAGAGCAGTTGATCGACCTCGCGGCGGAGTTCTACGACCAGTTCGCCCGCGGCGAAGTGCCGGAGATGACCCTCCCGACGCGGACGAAGAGTAACATCGAGTACGACGAGGAGAGCGGCGTGTGGGTGTACGGCGACCGCACCTCCACCCGCTCGGCCAACTCGGTTCGGGGCGCCCGCAAGTTGCTGAAAGCGACCTACACCATCGACTTCCTCGCACGCCAGTTGGAGGAAGGTCGGTCGTCGACGCTGCGTGAACTCTACTACCTCTCGGAGTCGTGGGACGCCGACGAGGCGGCCTTCTCCGATCAGGACGAGTCGAATCAGTTGATCGAGGACCTCGAAATCGTCTCGGAGGTGACCCGCGAGGACTTCCACATGCGCCCGGAGGAGTCGGGCGCGACGCTGATGGGTCCCCTCGAACTCCGCGAACAGACCCGGCGCGGCGAGCGCGAAATCCACTGTCAGGAGGACGTGGGCGAGGGAGGGTACCAGATCCCGAACAACCCCGACACCATCGACTTTCTCGACCACGACATCGACTTCATCCTCTGTGTCGAGACGGGTGGGATGCGGGACCGCCTCGTCGAGAACGGCTTCGACACGGACTACAACGCCCTCATCGTCCACCTCAAGGGTCAGCCGGCGCGAGCGACCCGTCGGATCACCAAGCGCCTGCACGACGAACTCGACCTGCCCGTCGTGGTCTTCACTGACGGCGACCCGTGGTCGTATCGAATCTACGGCTCCGTCGCTTACGGGTCGATCAAGAGCGCGCACCTCTCGGAGTATCTCGCCACGCCCGAAGCGCGGTTCGTGGGCATCCAGCCCGCAGACATCGTGGAGTACGACCTGCCGACCGACCCGCTCGCGGATTCGGACGTAAATGCACTGGAGTCGGAACTCGAAGACCCGCGGTTCATGACCGACTACTGGGAGGAACAGATCGAACTCCAGCTCGACATCGGCAAGAAGGCCGAACAGCAGGCGCTCGCCTCCCGCGGCCTCGACTTCGTCACCGACGAGTATCTCCCGACGCGACTGACTGAAATGGGCGTGTTGTAGTCTCGATCACACTTATCTACCCCGAAGACACATCGGGTGTATGGCGTTCGAATTCGACATCGAGCGGCTCCGACATCTGCCCGAAACGCCGCTTCGCGCGCTCAAGCGGTCGTTCTGGTGGCTCCGCAAGACGTTCTTCTCGAAGCCGAAACCCGATAATCCGGCCGTCGTCGTCGCGATGGACGAACCGGAAGTCGATGCATTTCTCGGCGAACACTTCTTCGAACCCGGCTGGGAGATGTCGTACCACTACCGGAATGAAATCGTGAACGTGCGACGGGCCCAGTACGTCCGCGACCACCCGACGGGGATGAAGTGGTGGCAGACCCACATCCGCGGCTACGCTCATCCGGACGGCATCGAACTCGCGGCTCACTTCGAACCCGAACCCGCCGAACATCCGGACGCACACGTCGACGGCAACCACATCGACGTGCCGCGGGGGAACGCGACGCTGGTCGGGATACTGGTGGAAGAAGGGGTGGCGTTCGAGCGAATCGGCGACTGGAGCGACGCGGACGAGACGACCGACCGGGTGACCACCAGCGTCGACGCCTGATCGATTTCACTCCCACCCTTCGTCGAGGACGACGGGAACCCCGCAAGCGGCCACGTCGGCCGCGAACGCCCGCGAATCCGCCGCGAGGAACGATTGGGTGTCGTAGTGGATCGGGCAGACCAGATCGGGGTCCAGCGTCTCGGCGAGGTCGGCGGCCTCGTGGCGGTCCATGCAGACCGATCCCGAGATGTTGGCCAGCAAGAGGGAGACGTCGAGGTCGGCGTGGAAGGG
This window encodes:
- a CDS encoding DNA topoisomerase IV subunit A, which translates into the protein MSTQDERAREQLIDLAAEFYDQFARGEVPEMTLPTRTKSNIEYDEESGVWVYGDRTSTRSANSVRGARKLLKATYTIDFLARQLEEGRSSTLRELYYLSESWDADEAAFSDQDESNQLIEDLEIVSEVTREDFHMRPEESGATLMGPLELREQTRRGEREIHCQEDVGEGGYQIPNNPDTIDFLDHDIDFILCVETGGMRDRLVENGFDTDYNALIVHLKGQPARATRRITKRLHDELDLPVVVFTDGDPWSYRIYGSVAYGSIKSAHLSEYLATPEARFVGIQPADIVEYDLPTDPLADSDVNALESELEDPRFMTDYWEEQIELQLDIGKKAEQQALASRGLDFVTDEYLPTRLTEMGVL